In the genome of Vibrio sp. 16, one region contains:
- a CDS encoding efflux RND transporter periplasmic adaptor subunit: protein MKFSKLAVLTLAVATLMGCKPEVEHRSKNGTVVETFNVQAPIATQHRSFNGQVVPADLTPLAFRLEGEIIGIMVQEGDHVEKGQVIAMLDDSKHRENLTDAQARFELALKQFKRGEELHASKMISKAELDQLQANYKLANAHLGLAQSRISYTRLKAPFSGVVSSVIKQKHEVIQPGESVATVYRSDDVYVKVSVSDSVLAMLRPQVGSRGYKPKATFSGHEGEYEMRYLEHTSELHPESQTYEFWLTMPQVEDEILPGTGAKIAVDLMEAGLQMSKAYQLPITAIEAGDQQREFYVWKLENNKVHRHQITVDQINGKGAVVLDGIKRGDVLVNSSLRKLREGMEIKGAQL, encoded by the coding sequence ATGAAGTTTTCCAAGCTAGCAGTGCTAACCCTCGCTGTTGCCACGCTGATGGGGTGCAAACCAGAGGTCGAGCATCGCAGCAAAAATGGAACGGTGGTCGAAACATTCAATGTTCAAGCGCCCATTGCAACTCAACACCGGAGTTTCAATGGTCAAGTGGTACCCGCGGACTTGACTCCGTTGGCGTTTCGTCTTGAGGGTGAAATCATCGGAATCATGGTGCAAGAAGGTGATCATGTGGAGAAGGGACAAGTGATCGCCATGTTGGATGACAGCAAGCACCGCGAAAACCTCACTGATGCTCAAGCGCGTTTTGAGCTTGCATTAAAGCAGTTCAAACGCGGTGAAGAGTTGCATGCGAGCAAGATGATATCTAAAGCGGAACTTGATCAGCTCCAAGCTAACTATAAGTTGGCCAATGCGCATCTCGGATTAGCCCAATCTCGGATCAGTTACACGCGGCTTAAGGCACCGTTTAGCGGCGTAGTCTCTAGTGTGATCAAACAAAAACATGAAGTTATCCAGCCTGGCGAGAGCGTCGCAACGGTTTATCGAAGTGATGATGTTTACGTCAAAGTGAGTGTTTCAGACTCAGTGCTCGCCATGTTGAGGCCACAAGTTGGATCGAGAGGTTACAAACCCAAAGCGACGTTTTCTGGACATGAAGGTGAGTATGAAATGCGTTACTTGGAGCATACCAGCGAACTCCACCCAGAGAGTCAAACCTATGAATTTTGGCTAACAATGCCTCAAGTAGAAGATGAAATTCTGCCTGGTACGGGCGCTAAGATTGCCGTGGACCTAATGGAAGCTGGACTGCAAATGTCCAAGGCATATCAACTGCCGATAACCGCTATCGAAGCGGGAGATCAACAGCGCGAATTCTACGTGTGGAAACTTGAAAACAATAAAGTACACCGACATCAAATCACGGTTGATCAGATCAATGGCAAAGGCGCTGTTGTGCTCGATGGCATTAAGCGAGGGGACGTACTGGTTAATTCGAGCCTACGGAAGCTCCGTGAAGGAATGGAAATAAAAGGAGCGCAGCTGTGA
- a CDS encoding SDR family oxidoreductase: MKKIALITGSKGGIGSAISSQLVDDGYRVIATYFTGKYECAKKWFDEKGFTSEQVRLFELDVTDTAQCAERLATLLQEEGTIDVVVNNAGITRDGVFKKMTADAWKEVIETNLNSLFNVTQPVFAAMCEKGGGRVINISSVNGLKGQFGQTNYSAAKAGMIGFSKALAAEGARSGVTVNVIAPGYTGTPMVEQMKPEVLDSIKAQIPMQRLATPEEIAKSVSFLVSDAAAYITGETLSVNGGLYMH, encoded by the coding sequence ATGAAAAAAATCGCTTTGATCACTGGATCAAAAGGCGGAATCGGTTCTGCTATTTCCTCTCAACTTGTTGACGATGGCTATCGAGTCATTGCCACTTATTTCACCGGAAAATATGAGTGTGCCAAAAAGTGGTTTGACGAAAAAGGCTTTACATCAGAACAAGTGCGACTGTTCGAATTAGATGTCACGGACACAGCCCAGTGTGCTGAGCGACTAGCAACGCTCCTTCAAGAAGAAGGTACGATTGATGTTGTCGTCAACAACGCGGGCATCACACGCGATGGCGTTTTCAAAAAGATGACAGCAGACGCATGGAAAGAGGTGATCGAAACGAACCTCAATAGCTTATTTAACGTCACTCAACCTGTTTTCGCCGCAATGTGTGAAAAGGGTGGTGGTCGTGTCATCAATATCTCTTCAGTGAATGGTCTTAAAGGTCAGTTTGGCCAAACAAACTACTCGGCAGCAAAAGCTGGGATGATTGGCTTCTCAAAAGCGTTGGCTGCCGAAGGGGCACGAAGTGGCGTGACAGTTAATGTTATCGCCCCAGGCTACACGGGCACACCAATGGTTGAGCAGATGAAACCTGAAGTCCTTGACTCAATCAAAGCGCAAATCCCGATGCAACGCCTTGCGACCCCCGAGGAAATTGCCAAGTCGGTTTCTTTCTTAGTCAGTGATGCTGCAGCTTACATTACGGGTGAAACCTTGTCCGTCAATGGCGGCTTATACATGCACTAA
- the phaC gene encoding class I poly(R)-hydroxyalkanoic acid synthase, with product MYQNFFSDYLVKLQETNQKWWEDLEQSRAAVNSPLNKAMQEVNFEDTAKLFESAANQPAALLQIQADWWQQQLQIWQNVALAGNTNDVVTPERGDKRFSNEEWQQDVFSNFIKQSYLLFSKTYLQTIDSIEGLDEKAKERISFFSRQAINALSPSNFIATNPELLKLTLEQNGENLLTGLDQLKADLESSADILKIRMTNNNAFRLGDDVANTAGDVVYKNELFELIQYKPLTETVNAVPLLIVPPFINKYYILDLREKNSMVRWLLEQGHSVFMISWRNPGAEQRDVEFGDYVTEGVAKAVSAIESITGQEQINAAGYCIGGTVLASTVAYYAAKRMKKRIKSATFFTTLLDFAQPGEVGAYINETIIDAITQQNDAKGYMDGRSLSVTFSLLRENSLYWNYYVDNYLKGNSPVDFDLLYWNSDSTNVSAASHNFLLRELYLHNKLVQDKGVKIGGVWIDLNKIKIPSYFVSTKEDHIALWQGTYRGALNVGGNKTFVLGESGHIAGIVNHPAKGKYGYWTNDNLDDSADEWYSNAQHTEGSWWTHWNQWLLSFNPEEQVEPYSIGNEDFPVIDTAPGQYVKQVLPIQS from the coding sequence ATGTATCAAAACTTCTTTTCGGACTACCTTGTTAAGCTCCAAGAAACCAATCAAAAGTGGTGGGAAGATCTAGAACAGAGCAGGGCAGCCGTAAACTCTCCCCTCAATAAAGCGATGCAGGAAGTCAATTTCGAAGATACGGCCAAATTATTTGAAAGCGCCGCCAATCAACCTGCTGCGCTGTTACAAATTCAAGCCGACTGGTGGCAGCAACAGCTTCAGATATGGCAAAACGTAGCGCTCGCGGGCAACACGAATGATGTAGTAACGCCTGAGCGTGGTGACAAACGTTTTTCAAATGAAGAATGGCAGCAAGATGTGTTTTCTAACTTTATTAAGCAGTCCTATTTGTTGTTTAGTAAAACGTATCTGCAAACCATTGATAGCATTGAAGGACTGGATGAGAAAGCCAAAGAACGTATCAGCTTCTTTTCTCGTCAGGCGATCAATGCCTTGTCGCCAAGCAACTTTATCGCGACCAATCCAGAGCTGCTTAAGCTAACCTTAGAGCAGAATGGTGAGAACCTATTAACAGGGTTAGACCAACTTAAAGCAGATTTAGAATCGAGTGCGGATATTCTCAAAATTCGCATGACGAACAATAACGCGTTCAGACTAGGCGACGATGTTGCGAACACCGCAGGTGATGTCGTTTATAAGAATGAGCTGTTTGAATTAATTCAATACAAGCCTCTAACTGAAACGGTCAACGCGGTCCCGCTGTTGATTGTCCCTCCTTTTATCAACAAGTACTACATCCTTGATCTTAGAGAAAAGAACTCAATGGTTCGTTGGCTCCTAGAGCAAGGACACTCGGTGTTCATGATCTCTTGGCGCAACCCAGGTGCTGAGCAACGCGACGTTGAGTTCGGTGATTATGTTACCGAAGGTGTAGCAAAAGCGGTCTCGGCTATTGAATCTATCACTGGCCAAGAGCAAATTAACGCCGCAGGTTACTGTATTGGTGGAACGGTATTGGCAAGTACAGTGGCATATTATGCTGCGAAGAGAATGAAGAAACGCATTAAAAGTGCGACCTTCTTTACGACCTTGCTTGATTTCGCGCAGCCTGGAGAAGTGGGCGCGTACATCAATGAAACCATTATCGATGCCATCACGCAGCAAAACGATGCTAAAGGGTATATGGATGGTCGCTCATTGAGTGTTACCTTCAGTTTGCTAAGAGAAAATAGCCTGTACTGGAACTACTATGTGGACAATTACCTAAAAGGAAACAGTCCGGTAGATTTCGACCTGTTGTACTGGAATAGTGACAGTACAAACGTGTCTGCAGCAAGCCATAACTTCTTACTACGAGAGTTGTATCTTCACAACAAGTTGGTGCAAGACAAAGGGGTTAAGATTGGAGGGGTATGGATTGACCTCAATAAAATCAAGATTCCGAGCTACTTTGTGTCAACCAAAGAAGACCACATCGCTCTATGGCAAGGCACGTATCGAGGCGCGTTGAACGTAGGTGGTAATAAAACGTTTGTTCTTGGTGAGTCTGGACATATTGCTGGTATCGTCAATCATCCTGCTAAGGGTAAGTACGGTTACTGGACGAACGATAATCTCGATGACAGCGCAGACGAATGGTACAGCAACGCCCAGCACACGGAAGGGTCTTGGTGGACACATTGGAACCAATGGCTGTTAAGTTTTAATCCGGAAGAACAGGTTGAACCCTACTCTATAGGCAATGAGGATTTCCCGGTCATTGATACCGCCCCAGGCCAATACGTCAAGCAAGTACTCCCTATTCAAAGCTAA
- a CDS encoding efflux RND transporter periplasmic adaptor subunit has product MIIKSINRRQAKHWFASLLLGSMLVGCNQANSEIATPVITPVKLWQVPELNASAQDSFIAKIDATDRASLSFQVAGEIESLNVKMGANVSKGEVLALLEPNDYQLTLDAKRAEFELAKTGFERAKQLYKKKLISTDTYDQSETQYKAAQASLKQAQADLKYTKIIAPFDGVISMTFAKEHQVVAASQPVLNIINNQELDIVFTVPVSYVEENGLENIEFSPLTVTMDSRPELHVPAVFKEISTQPDPDTNSYTATVTMERPKTMNLLPGMAAQVHASHSRQSTGLSIADSAWLARTDQTGELFLFDQVTETISRVDVQFDSNGKLVSGLSAGDLIIEAGVDRLVEGQRVKAWTKEGGI; this is encoded by the coding sequence ATGATCATAAAATCGATAAATCGAAGGCAAGCAAAGCATTGGTTTGCCTCGTTATTATTAGGCTCAATGCTGGTTGGTTGCAATCAAGCCAACTCTGAAATTGCCACACCGGTGATTACGCCAGTAAAGCTATGGCAAGTGCCTGAATTGAATGCGAGCGCACAGGATTCATTCATCGCAAAAATCGATGCGACCGACAGAGCGTCTTTGTCTTTCCAAGTGGCAGGGGAAATCGAATCTCTCAACGTGAAAATGGGAGCGAATGTCAGCAAAGGAGAAGTACTGGCTTTGCTTGAACCAAATGACTACCAATTGACGTTGGATGCCAAACGCGCAGAGTTTGAATTAGCCAAGACGGGGTTTGAACGCGCAAAACAGCTGTATAAGAAAAAGCTCATCAGTACCGACACTTATGACCAGTCGGAGACTCAGTACAAAGCTGCTCAGGCATCCCTAAAGCAAGCACAAGCTGATCTTAAATACACGAAGATTATTGCTCCGTTTGATGGCGTAATATCGATGACTTTCGCTAAAGAGCATCAAGTTGTAGCAGCTTCACAGCCAGTGCTCAATATCATCAATAACCAAGAGTTAGACATTGTGTTTACCGTGCCTGTTTCATACGTTGAAGAAAACGGCTTAGAGAATATTGAGTTTTCTCCGCTGACCGTCACGATGGATAGCCGCCCCGAGCTCCACGTCCCTGCTGTATTCAAAGAGATATCGACTCAACCCGATCCTGACACCAACAGCTATACCGCGACCGTGACAATGGAACGACCGAAAACGATGAATTTACTCCCAGGAATGGCCGCGCAAGTCCATGCGTCCCATTCGCGCCAATCGACAGGTCTAAGTATTGCTGACAGTGCGTGGCTGGCCCGAACTGATCAGACAGGTGAACTGTTCTTGTTCGATCAGGTGACGGAAACAATCAGCCGAGTTGATGTTCAGTTCGACTCAAATGGCAAGCTCGTGTCTGGTCTGTCTGCAGGTGACCTCATCATAGAGGCGGGTGTCGACCGTTTGGTTGAGGGACAAAGGGTAAAAGCATGGACGAAGGAAGGGGGAATTTAA
- a CDS encoding phasin family protein, translating to MYTDFFKTFTDQTEKGLEPYIKFNKLVTKNVEVLTELQLNAIRTYSEMGLTQMKAASEVKDVTSLTAFNGQQLNTLTKLSQQMIDDSNKLQSIAKEFKEDVEQLTTENLKTVTPA from the coding sequence ATGTATACCGATTTTTTTAAAACGTTTACCGATCAAACAGAAAAAGGCTTGGAGCCATACATCAAGTTCAACAAGCTTGTGACTAAAAATGTCGAAGTGCTAACAGAGCTTCAACTCAATGCGATTCGCACATACAGCGAAATGGGTCTAACGCAGATGAAAGCCGCGAGCGAAGTGAAAGATGTTACCTCACTGACTGCTTTTAACGGTCAGCAACTGAACACGCTGACTAAGCTTTCTCAGCAAATGATCGATGACAGCAACAAGCTACAATCTATCGCTAAAGAGTTCAAAGAAGATGTTGAGCAACTCACAACGGAAAACCTTAAGACAGTGACTCCTGCATAA
- a CDS encoding TetR/AcrR family transcriptional regulator: protein MVERKQGRRSAQDAEKTKCEIMRVATELFCELGYERVSLRNISDKAGVSHSLIRHHFGSKEQIWYAISDGLHKYMENYLHTILDNIPKDAKANVKLYLFSVRLLAHMLIAKQPIQLIADAVRQEDALFDYFIDNTGEIEALVNSIADEYNEQYPETPVKIWEVKWQMIMFAHSAASLAPFMVETWRDETKDFDQCLLNHWGMFNHMMACRFSIPQEERLAPSKVEDLVFEVSCPIEQEND from the coding sequence ATGGTAGAAAGAAAACAAGGTCGCCGTAGCGCACAAGACGCTGAGAAGACAAAATGCGAAATCATGAGAGTTGCTACCGAGCTGTTTTGCGAGCTGGGGTATGAGCGTGTCTCTTTACGAAATATCAGTGATAAAGCAGGCGTGTCACACAGCTTGATTCGTCACCACTTTGGTAGCAAAGAGCAGATTTGGTATGCGATAAGCGATGGTTTGCACAAATATATGGAAAACTATCTGCATACCATTCTCGATAACATTCCCAAAGACGCAAAAGCGAATGTAAAGCTGTATCTTTTTTCGGTACGGTTACTTGCTCACATGCTGATTGCTAAGCAACCCATTCAGCTCATTGCCGATGCGGTACGCCAAGAAGACGCCTTGTTTGATTATTTTATCGACAATACTGGCGAGATTGAGGCATTAGTGAACAGTATTGCTGACGAGTACAATGAACAGTACCCAGAGACACCCGTGAAGATTTGGGAAGTGAAATGGCAGATGATCATGTTTGCCCATTCAGCTGCAAGCCTTGCGCCTTTCATGGTAGAAACATGGCGAGACGAAACCAAAGATTTTGACCAATGCTTACTTAACCATTGGGGCATGTTCAATCACATGATGGCTTGCCGCTTCAGTATTCCACAAGAAGAAAGGTTAGCTCCGAGCAAAGTCGAAGATTTGGTGTTTGAGGTTTCTTGCCCTATCGAACAAGAGAATGATTGA
- a CDS encoding aspartate/glutamate racemase family protein, translated as MKTIGVIGGMSWESTVTYYQGLNQGIKERLGGHNSAKVLINSVNFAEIEQMQRDGAWDSAAVVLCKAAQSLEKAGADFILIATNTMHKLAGQIEESISIPLLHIADATGHELTRRGISKVGLLGTAFTMEEDFYKQRITNKFGIEVIVPNGVQRKLVHDVIYDELCQGKLNRRSKHDYQTIIEELAMNGAQGVILGCTEIGLLVNQTDTEIALFDTAEIHVQEAIKEALNES; from the coding sequence ATGAAGACAATCGGTGTCATTGGCGGCATGAGTTGGGAATCGACGGTCACTTACTATCAGGGACTTAACCAAGGGATCAAAGAGAGACTAGGTGGCCACAACTCTGCCAAGGTCCTGATCAATAGTGTCAACTTCGCTGAGATTGAACAAATGCAGCGCGATGGTGCATGGGATAGCGCGGCAGTTGTACTCTGCAAGGCCGCCCAATCATTAGAAAAAGCGGGCGCAGATTTCATTCTTATTGCCACCAACACAATGCATAAACTAGCAGGTCAAATTGAAGAGTCGATTTCGATTCCTCTTCTGCATATTGCGGATGCAACGGGGCACGAGTTGACACGTCGCGGTATTAGCAAAGTTGGGCTGCTCGGCACCGCATTTACAATGGAAGAGGATTTCTACAAGCAGCGAATTACCAATAAATTTGGCATCGAGGTTATCGTACCAAATGGCGTACAAAGAAAGTTAGTTCACGATGTGATTTACGACGAGCTGTGCCAAGGAAAGCTCAATAGACGTTCGAAACATGATTATCAAACCATCATTGAAGAGCTTGCAATGAATGGCGCACAAGGGGTGATACTGGGTTGTACTGAGATTGGTTTATTGGTCAATCAAACGGATACCGAAATCGCCTTGTTTGATACGGCAGAAATACATGTACAGGAAGCGATAAAAGAGGCATTGAATGAATCGTAA
- a CDS encoding efflux RND transporter permease subunit, with translation MNIAEYSIKNKVISWLFLVILAIGGYTSFMDLGRLEDPAFTIKDAMIISTYSGATSQEVEEELTYPLEKEIRKLPYVDRITSTSSNGMSQIMVSMEMEYGPDELPQIWDEMRRKINDLRPNLPSGVNSIQILDDFGDVYGIMLMLTGEGYDYIELKRYADYLSRELELVDGVGKVAIAGDQQEQLFVEISLERLAALNLDMNTVVGLLTQQNSVQSAGEVMVNGESLTIRPNGTMNSEQQLQDLIIHGRDTGNLIRLKDVATISRGIQEKPSNIVTYNGKPAINLAVSFGAGVNVVEVGKNLEAEIASLENIKPAGVEINYFYNQSAEVDKSVDDFIVSLGQAVGIVIIVLLFAMGLRSGIIIGVVLLLTVFGTFIMMKQNDVELHRISLGALIIALGMLVDNAIVVVEGILVGLKKGKTKLQAAVDIVKQTQWPLLGATVIAITAFAPIGLSEDATGEFMGSLFWVLCYSLFLSWITALTLTPFLANLLLNEEKQQGNVEVDPYKGMLFTIFGSILKLALRFRWLTVVSMVGLLVAAVIGFGAVKQSFFPPSNTPMFYVDVWMPEGTDIRQTLAETQKVEQFIRAKDNVDFVTTTTGQGLQRFALTYQPEKSYEAYSQIQVRTHDRDAMFALLEELDSELSAEFVQPTFQFKLMEFGPSPASKIEARITGADPQVLRNIAVEVEDILNADPGARNVRHDWRERTKELVPQFNESKARRLGISKQEVSETLKMAFGGTPIGLLRDGTTMLPIIARLPEQERVDFESIANVKIWSPSLQTYIPVEQVIDGVQLEWQEPLIQRRDRKRTLTVLADHDVLGDETAASLFSRIRPQVEALPLPEGYQISWGGEYESSKDAQQALFGSLPMGYLLMFIITMLLFNSLRKPLVIWLTVPLSVIGVSIGLLATDMPFSFTAFLGLLSLSGMILKNGIVLLDQINIELETGKDPYLAVFDSAISRVRPVSMAALTTILGMIPLVFDAFFGSMAITIMAGLGFATVLTLIVVPVLFAIFYRIKPSTAG, from the coding sequence GTGAATATTGCTGAGTATTCGATCAAAAATAAAGTCATTAGTTGGCTGTTTCTCGTCATCCTTGCGATTGGTGGATACACCTCATTTATGGACTTAGGTCGCCTAGAAGATCCGGCATTCACCATCAAAGATGCGATGATCATATCGACTTACTCGGGCGCAACCTCCCAAGAAGTTGAAGAGGAGCTAACTTACCCGTTAGAAAAAGAGATCCGCAAGCTCCCTTATGTAGACCGGATTACCTCGACTTCATCCAATGGAATGTCTCAAATCATGGTCAGTATGGAAATGGAATATGGACCGGATGAGCTCCCTCAAATATGGGATGAAATGCGTCGTAAGATAAACGATCTCCGGCCTAATTTGCCCAGCGGTGTGAACTCAATTCAAATCTTAGATGACTTTGGCGACGTGTACGGCATCATGCTCATGCTCACCGGCGAAGGATACGACTATATTGAGTTGAAACGATACGCTGACTACCTAAGCCGAGAGCTAGAACTGGTTGATGGTGTAGGTAAAGTTGCCATCGCGGGAGACCAACAAGAGCAGTTATTTGTTGAGATTTCATTGGAGAGATTGGCGGCATTAAACCTCGACATGAATACGGTCGTGGGGCTGCTGACACAGCAAAACAGCGTCCAATCTGCGGGCGAAGTGATGGTGAACGGTGAGTCGCTAACGATTCGTCCAAATGGCACAATGAATTCGGAGCAGCAGCTTCAAGACCTAATCATTCATGGTAGAGATACTGGTAATCTAATTCGACTTAAAGATGTTGCAACCATATCACGCGGGATTCAGGAGAAGCCGTCCAATATTGTCACTTATAACGGTAAACCTGCGATAAACCTTGCGGTTTCATTTGGCGCTGGGGTCAATGTTGTTGAAGTCGGAAAGAACTTAGAGGCTGAAATCGCAAGCCTTGAAAACATCAAACCTGCCGGCGTCGAAATCAATTACTTCTACAACCAATCTGCAGAAGTCGACAAATCAGTCGATGATTTCATTGTGAGTTTAGGTCAAGCCGTTGGGATTGTGATCATCGTGCTACTGTTCGCGATGGGACTGCGCAGTGGCATTATCATCGGTGTCGTTTTGCTACTTACGGTATTTGGTACCTTCATCATGATGAAACAAAATGATGTCGAATTGCACCGGATATCGCTCGGTGCTTTGATCATCGCATTAGGGATGCTGGTCGACAACGCGATTGTGGTCGTAGAGGGGATACTGGTTGGCCTGAAAAAGGGGAAAACCAAACTTCAAGCTGCGGTTGATATCGTCAAGCAAACTCAGTGGCCTTTGCTTGGTGCCACCGTCATCGCGATTACCGCGTTTGCCCCTATTGGGTTGTCTGAAGACGCGACGGGTGAATTTATGGGCTCACTGTTCTGGGTACTATGCTATTCGCTATTTCTAAGTTGGATCACCGCCCTAACGCTTACGCCTTTCCTCGCGAACTTATTGCTCAACGAAGAAAAGCAACAGGGCAATGTTGAGGTCGACCCCTATAAAGGTATGTTGTTTACTATCTTTGGATCCATCCTCAAGCTAGCCCTGCGTTTCCGTTGGTTGACCGTCGTGAGTATGGTGGGCTTACTAGTGGCTGCTGTAATTGGATTTGGCGCGGTGAAGCAGTCGTTCTTTCCACCGTCAAATACGCCTATGTTTTATGTCGACGTGTGGATGCCTGAAGGGACGGATATCCGACAAACATTGGCTGAGACTCAGAAAGTAGAGCAGTTCATCCGCGCGAAAGACAACGTTGATTTTGTTACTACCACGACTGGACAGGGGCTGCAGCGATTCGCATTAACCTACCAACCAGAAAAAAGCTATGAAGCATATTCCCAAATTCAAGTAAGAACACATGACCGTGACGCCATGTTTGCGCTGCTTGAAGAGTTGGATTCCGAGCTTTCAGCCGAGTTCGTGCAGCCGACATTCCAGTTCAAACTGATGGAATTTGGCCCTTCTCCGGCATCAAAAATAGAGGCAAGAATTACTGGCGCCGATCCCCAAGTGTTACGCAATATCGCCGTTGAAGTTGAGGATATTCTAAATGCCGATCCAGGCGCTCGAAACGTACGTCATGATTGGCGTGAAAGAACCAAAGAGTTGGTACCGCAATTCAATGAATCAAAGGCAAGACGTTTAGGCATCTCAAAACAAGAGGTTTCAGAAACATTGAAAATGGCATTTGGCGGAACGCCAATCGGCCTTCTTCGAGATGGAACAACGATGCTGCCAATCATTGCTCGTTTACCAGAGCAAGAGCGAGTGGACTTTGAATCTATCGCTAACGTTAAGATTTGGAGTCCATCATTACAGACGTATATCCCCGTAGAGCAGGTGATTGATGGTGTTCAGCTTGAGTGGCAAGAGCCGTTGATTCAGCGCCGTGATCGAAAAAGAACTTTGACCGTTCTTGCCGATCATGACGTATTAGGAGATGAAACGGCAGCGAGTTTGTTCTCTCGTATTCGCCCTCAGGTAGAGGCACTGCCTTTGCCGGAAGGTTATCAAATCTCATGGGGAGGGGAGTACGAATCATCCAAGGATGCTCAACAGGCATTGTTTGGCTCTCTTCCAATGGGATACTTACTGATGTTTATCATCACCATGCTGTTGTTTAACTCGTTAAGAAAACCACTAGTAATTTGGTTGACTGTGCCGTTGTCGGTGATTGGTGTGTCAATTGGTTTGCTCGCGACCGATATGCCGTTTAGCTTCACCGCATTTTTGGGTTTATTAAGCCTAAGTGGGATGATATTGAAAAACGGAATCGTACTATTGGATCAAATTAACATTGAGCTAGAAACAGGCAAAGACCCTTACTTAGCGGTATTTGATAGCGCGATTTCAAGAGTTAGGCCAGTCAGTATGGCAGCACTCACAACGATTTTAGGCATGATACCGTTGGTATTTGATGCTTTCTTTGGCTCTATGGCGATAACGATCATGGCTGGGCTGGGTTTTGCTACCGTATTAACCCTAATTGTCGTGCCTGTCCTGTTTGCCATATTTTATCGAATCAAACCATCCACTGCCGGATAA
- a CDS encoding acetyl-CoA C-acetyltransferase, protein MEKVYIVSAKRTPIGNFGGTLKDISAGNLASIAIKAALNEANVNPDVIDEVIVGNVIGAGQGMSVGRQASIYAGIPETVPAYTLNMVCGSGMKTVMDAASHIKAGDASIVVAAGVEVMSQIPFTVSGNIRDGHKMGNMALTDLLINDGLTDVFNQYHMGVTAENIAKQVGISREQQDEYALASQMKAVAAIEAGKFKDEIVAVDVKKRRETIVFDTDEYPKATATLSGLEKLRPAFDKEGSVTAGNASGINDGASAVVLASESAVKDLGLQPIAELVSYAQSGLDPKIMGLGPVEAVSNALLKADLTTDDIDLYELNEAFAAQALGVIHQLADEQNVSISSILDKANVNGGAIALGHPLGASGNRILVSLIHELNRSKGNYGVASLCVGGGMGTAVVIKSIT, encoded by the coding sequence ATGGAAAAAGTATACATCGTTTCGGCAAAGCGCACTCCAATCGGAAATTTTGGTGGCACGTTGAAAGACATCAGTGCCGGAAATCTTGCTTCAATCGCTATCAAAGCGGCGCTAAATGAAGCCAATGTTAATCCTGATGTCATCGACGAAGTGATTGTTGGCAACGTGATTGGCGCGGGACAAGGCATGAGCGTTGGCCGTCAAGCATCAATTTATGCGGGCATTCCTGAAACCGTTCCTGCCTACACACTAAACATGGTGTGTGGCAGTGGAATGAAGACCGTCATGGATGCCGCGAGCCACATCAAAGCCGGTGACGCTTCTATAGTGGTTGCGGCGGGTGTGGAAGTCATGTCGCAAATTCCTTTTACCGTATCCGGCAACATTCGCGACGGCCACAAAATGGGCAACATGGCGCTAACAGACTTGCTGATTAATGATGGCTTAACCGATGTGTTTAACCAATATCACATGGGTGTGACGGCAGAAAACATCGCTAAGCAAGTGGGGATCTCGCGAGAGCAACAAGACGAATATGCCTTAGCGAGCCAAATGAAAGCGGTAGCCGCGATTGAGGCGGGTAAGTTTAAAGATGAGATTGTTGCTGTTGACGTGAAAAAACGCCGCGAAACCATCGTCTTTGACACGGATGAATACCCGAAAGCGACGGCGACCTTAAGTGGATTAGAAAAACTGCGTCCTGCATTTGACAAAGAAGGGTCAGTGACCGCGGGCAACGCGTCAGGAATCAATGATGGCGCAAGCGCGGTTGTACTTGCGAGTGAGTCGGCAGTGAAAGATCTGGGTTTGCAACCTATCGCAGAGCTGGTGAGCTACGCGCAATCTGGTCTTGATCCAAAGATTATGGGATTAGGTCCTGTTGAAGCGGTATCGAATGCTTTGCTGAAAGCAGACTTAACCACTGATGATATCGACTTGTACGAACTGAATGAAGCATTTGCGGCACAAGCGCTCGGGGTTATTCATCAATTGGCAGACGAGCAAAATGTCTCTATCTCATCCATCTTGGATAAAGCCAATGTTAACGGTGGCGCTATCGCGTTAGGTCATCCACTGGGCGCATCAGGCAACAGAATACTGGTTTCGCTTATTCACGAACTTAACCGAAGTAAAGGCAATTATGGTGTCGCTTCACTTTGCGTTGGTGGTGGAATGGGCACTGCTGTTGTAATTAAATCAATTACTTAA